One region of Serinus canaria isolate serCan28SL12 chromosome 25, serCan2020, whole genome shotgun sequence genomic DNA includes:
- the PIP4K2C gene encoding phosphatidylinositol 5-phosphate 4-kinase type-2 gamma isoform X17, whose protein sequence is MCHMGDPGLSPGSWPPVPWLGHLSPGSVPPGVLVQSPPRGGSVTCVTCVPGWLCHLCPLGVSPVSPAVSPVSLGVAPVSLGGCVPSCVTCAPRCPLQGWLCHLCPWCGCVTCVAVSPVSPLWLCHLCGCVPCVPSCVTCVAVSPVSPLWLCHLYGCVPCPHLCPWWGCVPCPQLCPQLCPPCPQVSLVSPGGCVTCVAVSHVPSCVLCPQVSLVWLCPVSPGVPGVAVSRVPSCVPCPQLCPWCGCVPVSPAVSRVPRCPWCGCVPCPQLCPVSPAVSLVWLSPVSPAVSRVPSCVPGVAVSRVPSCVPCPQVSLVWLCPVSPGVPGVAVSRVPSCVPCPQVCPWCGCVPRVPSCVPCPQVSLARSPPRWVGSGRRLLLSADRTLVLKELSSEDVADVHGLLAHYHQYVVQCHGQTLLPRFLGMYRVSVDSEDTYLLVMRNLFSHRLPVHRKYDLKGSLVDREASDKEKGKELPTLKDVDFLNKNEKVFVEEEQQRDFMDKLKRDVEFLVQQKLMDYSLLLGIHEVERGEQEEEEELEEEELGGGDDGGLGGPYGTSPEGLGGLLNSYRPLGPGEFDPGVDVYALRGAEGAPRREVYFMGLIDVLTQYDARKKAAHAAKTVKHGAGAEISTVHPEQYAKRFLDFITNIFA, encoded by the exons ATGTGTCACATGGGGGACCCGGGGCTGTCGCCGGGCTCCTGGcctcctgtcccctggctgggtcacctgtcccctggcagtgtACCCCCAGGTGTCCTGGTGCAGAGCCCCCCGCGGGgtggctctgtcacctgtgtcacctgtgtccctgggtggctgtgtcacctgtgtcccctgggggtgtcacctgtgtccccagctgtgtcacctgtgtccctgggggtggcaccggtgtccctgggtggctgtgtccccagctgtgtcacctgtgcccccaggtgccccctgcaggggtggctgtgtcacctgtgtccctggtgtggctgtgtcacctgtgtggCTGTGTCACCAGTGTCGCCActgtggctgtgtcacctgtgtggctgtgtcccctgtgtccccagctgtgtcacctgtgtggCTGTGTCACCAGTGTCCCCATTGTGGCTGTGTCATTTGTATGGCTgtgtcccatgtccccatctATGTCCCTGGTGGGGCtgtgtcccttgtccccagctgtgtccccagctgtgtcccccgtgtccccaggtgtcccttgtGTCCCCAGGtggctgtgtcacctgtgtggctgtgtcccatgtccccagctgtgtcctgtgtccccaggtgtccctggtgtggctgtgtcccgtgtccccaggtgtccctggtgtggctgtgtcccgtgtccccagctgtgtcccgtgtccccagctgtgtccctggtgtggctgtgtccccgtgtccccagctgtgtcccgtgtccccag gtgtccctggtgtggctgtgtcccgtgtccccagctgtgtcccgtgtccccagctgtgtccctggtgtggctgtcccccgtgtccccagctgtgtcccgtgtccccagctgtgtccctggtgtggctgtgtcccgtgtccccagctgtgtcccgtgtccccaggtgtccctggtgtggctgtgtcccgtgtccccaggtgtccctggtgtggctgtgtcccgtgtccccagctgtgtcccgtgtccccaggt gtgtccctggtgtggctgtgtcccccgtgtccccagctgtgtcccgtgtccccag gtgtccctggcacGCAGCCCCCCGCGCTGGGTGGGCAGTGGGCGCCGCCTGCTGCTCTCGGCCGACCGGACGCTGGTGCTGAAGGAGCTGTCGAGCGAGGACGTGGCCGACGTGCACGGGCTGCTGGCACACTACCACCAG tACGTGGTGCAGTGCCACGGGCAGACGCTGCTGCCGCGTTTCCTGGGCATGTACCGGGTGAGCGTGGACAGCGAGGACACCTACCTGCTGGTCATGAGGAACCTCTTCAGCCACCGCCTGCCCGTGCACAGGAAGTATGACCTCAAG ggctccctggTGGACCGAGAGGCCAGTGACAAGGAGAAG GGCAAGGAGCTGCCCACCCTGAAGGACGTGGATTTCCTCAACAAGAACGAGAAGGTGTTcgtggaggaggagcagcagcgcGACTTCATGGACAAACTCAAGAGGGACGTGGAG TTCCTGGTGCAGCAGAAGCTGATGGACTacagcctgctgctgggcatCCACGAGGTGGAGCGGGGcgagcaggaggaggaggaggagctggaggaagaggagctcgGCGGGGGTGATGatggggggctggggggtccCTATGGCACCTCCccggaggggctgggggggctcctCAACTCCTACCGGCCCCTGGGCCCCGGCGAGTTCGACCCCGGCGTGGACGTGTACGCCCTGCGCGGGGCCGAGG gagccccccGGCGCGAGGTTTATTTCATGGGGCTGATCGATGTCCTCACCCAGTACGACGCCCGCAAGAAGGCGGCACACGCGGCCAAGACCGTCAAACATGGG GCCGGAGCCGAGATCTCCACGGTGCACCCCGAGCAATACGCCAAGCGCTTCCTCGACTTCATCACCAACATCTTCGCCTGA
- the PIP4K2C gene encoding phosphatidylinositol 5-phosphate 4-kinase type-2 gamma isoform X11, which produces MCHMGDPGLSPGSWPPVPWLGHLSPGSVPPGVLVQSPPRGGSVTCVTCVPGWLCHLCPLGVSPVSPAVSPVSLGVAPVSLGGCVPSCVTCAPRCPLQGWLCHLCPWCGCVTCVAVSPVSPLWLCHLCGCVPCVPSCVTCVAVSPVSPLWLCHLYGCVPCPHLCPWWGCVPCPQLCPQLCPPCPQVSLVSPGGCVTCVAVSHVPSCVLCPQVSLVWLCPVSPAVSRVPSCVPGVAVSPCPQLCPVSPGVPGVAVSRVPSCVPCPQLCPWCGCPPCPQLCPVSPAVSLVWLCPVSPAVSRVPRCPWCGCVPCPQLCPVSPRVPGVAVSHVPSCVPCPHVSLVWLCPVSPAVSRVPRCPWCGCVPRVPSCVPCPQVSLARSPPRWVGSGRRLLLSADRTLVLKELSSEDVADVHGLLAHYHQYVVQCHGQTLLPRFLGMYRVSVDSEDTYLLVMRNLFSHRLPVHRKYDLKGSLVDREASDKEKGKELPTLKDVDFLNKNEKVFVEEEQQRDFMDKLKRDVEFLVQQKLMDYSLLLGIHEVERGEQEEEEELEEEELGGGDDGGLGGPYGTSPEGLGGLLNSYRPLGPGEFDPGVDVYALRGAEGAPRREVYFMGLIDVLTQYDARKKAAHAAKTVKHGAGAEISTVHPEQYAKRFLDFITNIFA; this is translated from the exons ATGTGTCACATGGGGGACCCGGGGCTGTCGCCGGGCTCCTGGcctcctgtcccctggctgggtcacctgtcccctggcagtgtACCCCCAGGTGTCCTGGTGCAGAGCCCCCCGCGGGgtggctctgtcacctgtgtcacctgtgtccctgggtggctgtgtcacctgtgtcccctgggggtgtcacctgtgtccccagctgtgtcacctgtgtccctgggggtggcaccggtgtccctgggtggctgtgtccccagctgtgtcacctgtgcccccaggtgccccctgcaggggtggctgtgtcacctgtgtccctggtgtggctgtgtcacctgtgtggCTGTGTCACCAGTGTCGCCActgtggctgtgtcacctgtgtggctgtgtcccctgtgtccccagctgtgtcacctgtgtggCTGTGTCACCAGTGTCCCCATTGTGGCTGTGTCATTTGTATGGCTgtgtcccatgtccccatctATGTCCCTGGTGGGGCtgtgtcccttgtccccagctgtgtccccagctgtgtcccccgtgtccccaggtgtcccttgtGTCCCCAGGtggctgtgtcacctgtgtggctgtgtcccatgtccccagctgtgtcctgtgtccccag gtgtccctggtgtggctgtgtcccgtgtccccagctgtgtcccgtgtccccagctgtgtccctggtgtggctgtgtccccgtgtccccagctgtgtcccgtgtccccag gtgtccctggtgtggctgtgtcccgtgtccccagctgtgtcccgtgtccccagctgtgtccctggtgtggctgtcccccgtgtccccagctgtgtcccgtgtccccagctgtgtccctggtgtggctgtgtcccgtgtccccagctgtgtcccgtgtccccaggtgtccctggtgtggctgtgtcccgtgtccccag ctgtgtcccgTGTCCCCACGTGTCCCTGGTGTGGCTgtgtcccatgtccccagctgtgtcccgTGTCCCCACGTGTCCCTGGTGTGGCTGTGTcccgtgtccccagctgtgtcccgtgtccccaggtgtccctggtgtggctgtgtcccccgtgtccccagctgtgtcccgtgtccccag gtgtccctggcacGCAGCCCCCCGCGCTGGGTGGGCAGTGGGCGCCGCCTGCTGCTCTCGGCCGACCGGACGCTGGTGCTGAAGGAGCTGTCGAGCGAGGACGTGGCCGACGTGCACGGGCTGCTGGCACACTACCACCAG tACGTGGTGCAGTGCCACGGGCAGACGCTGCTGCCGCGTTTCCTGGGCATGTACCGGGTGAGCGTGGACAGCGAGGACACCTACCTGCTGGTCATGAGGAACCTCTTCAGCCACCGCCTGCCCGTGCACAGGAAGTATGACCTCAAG ggctccctggTGGACCGAGAGGCCAGTGACAAGGAGAAG GGCAAGGAGCTGCCCACCCTGAAGGACGTGGATTTCCTCAACAAGAACGAGAAGGTGTTcgtggaggaggagcagcagcgcGACTTCATGGACAAACTCAAGAGGGACGTGGAG TTCCTGGTGCAGCAGAAGCTGATGGACTacagcctgctgctgggcatCCACGAGGTGGAGCGGGGcgagcaggaggaggaggaggagctggaggaagaggagctcgGCGGGGGTGATGatggggggctggggggtccCTATGGCACCTCCccggaggggctgggggggctcctCAACTCCTACCGGCCCCTGGGCCCCGGCGAGTTCGACCCCGGCGTGGACGTGTACGCCCTGCGCGGGGCCGAGG gagccccccGGCGCGAGGTTTATTTCATGGGGCTGATCGATGTCCTCACCCAGTACGACGCCCGCAAGAAGGCGGCACACGCGGCCAAGACCGTCAAACATGGG GCCGGAGCCGAGATCTCCACGGTGCACCCCGAGCAATACGCCAAGCGCTTCCTCGACTTCATCACCAACATCTTCGCCTGA
- the PIP4K2C gene encoding phosphatidylinositol 5-phosphate 4-kinase type-2 gamma isoform X19, giving the protein MCHMGDPGLSPGSWPPVPWLGHLSPGSVPPGVLVQSPPRGGSVTCVTCVPGWLCHLCPLGVSPVSPAVSPVSLGVAPVSLGGCVPSCVTCAPRCPLQGWLCHLCPWCGCVTCVAVSPVSPLWLCHLCGCVPCVPSCVTCVAVSPVSPLWLCHLYGCVPCPHLCPWWGCVPCPQLCPQLCPPCPQVSLVSPGGCVTCVAVSHVPSCVLCPQVSLVWLCPVSPAVSRVPSCVPGVAVSPCPQLCPVSPGVPGVAVSRVPSCVPCPQLCPWCGCPPCPQLCPVSPAVSLVWLCPPCPQLCPVSPRVPGVAVSHVPSCVPCPHVSLVWLCPVSPAVSRVPRCPWCGCVPRVPSCVPCPQVSLARSPPRWVGSGRRLLLSADRTLVLKELSSEDVADVHGLLAHYHQYVVQCHGQTLLPRFLGMYRVSVDSEDTYLLVMRNLFSHRLPVHRKYDLKGSLVDREASDKEKGKELPTLKDVDFLNKNEKVFVEEEQQRDFMDKLKRDVEFLVQQKLMDYSLLLGIHEVERGEQEEEEELEEEELGGGDDGGLGGPYGTSPEGLGGLLNSYRPLGPGEFDPGVDVYALRGAEGAPRREVYFMGLIDVLTQYDARKKAAHAAKTVKHGAGAEISTVHPEQYAKRFLDFITNIFA; this is encoded by the exons ATGTGTCACATGGGGGACCCGGGGCTGTCGCCGGGCTCCTGGcctcctgtcccctggctgggtcacctgtcccctggcagtgtACCCCCAGGTGTCCTGGTGCAGAGCCCCCCGCGGGgtggctctgtcacctgtgtcacctgtgtccctgggtggctgtgtcacctgtgtcccctgggggtgtcacctgtgtccccagctgtgtcacctgtgtccctgggggtggcaccggtgtccctgggtggctgtgtccccagctgtgtcacctgtgcccccaggtgccccctgcaggggtggctgtgtcacctgtgtccctggtgtggctgtgtcacctgtgtggCTGTGTCACCAGTGTCGCCActgtggctgtgtcacctgtgtggctgtgtcccctgtgtccccagctgtgtcacctgtgtggCTGTGTCACCAGTGTCCCCATTGTGGCTGTGTCATTTGTATGGCTgtgtcccatgtccccatctATGTCCCTGGTGGGGCtgtgtcccttgtccccagctgtgtccccagctgtgtcccccgtgtccccaggtgtcccttgtGTCCCCAGGtggctgtgtcacctgtgtggctgtgtcccatgtccccagctgtgtcctgtgtccccag gtgtccctggtgtggctgtgtcccgtgtccccagctgtgtcccgtgtccccagctgtgtccctggtgtggctgtgtccccgtgtccccagctgtgtcccgtgtccccag gtgtccctggtgtggctgtgtcccgtgtccccagctgtgtcccgtgtccccagctgtgtccctggtgtggctgtcccccgtgtccccagctgtgtcccgtgtccccagct gtgtccctggtgtggctgtgtcccccgtgtccccagctgtgtcccgTGTCCCCACGTGTCCCTGGTGTGGCTgtgtcccatgtccccagctgtgtcccgTGTCCCCACGTGTCCCTGGTGTGGCTGTGTcccgtgtccccagctgtgtcccgtgtccccaggtgtccctggtgtggctgtgtcccccgtgtccccagctgtgtcccgtgtccccag gtgtccctggcacGCAGCCCCCCGCGCTGGGTGGGCAGTGGGCGCCGCCTGCTGCTCTCGGCCGACCGGACGCTGGTGCTGAAGGAGCTGTCGAGCGAGGACGTGGCCGACGTGCACGGGCTGCTGGCACACTACCACCAG tACGTGGTGCAGTGCCACGGGCAGACGCTGCTGCCGCGTTTCCTGGGCATGTACCGGGTGAGCGTGGACAGCGAGGACACCTACCTGCTGGTCATGAGGAACCTCTTCAGCCACCGCCTGCCCGTGCACAGGAAGTATGACCTCAAG ggctccctggTGGACCGAGAGGCCAGTGACAAGGAGAAG GGCAAGGAGCTGCCCACCCTGAAGGACGTGGATTTCCTCAACAAGAACGAGAAGGTGTTcgtggaggaggagcagcagcgcGACTTCATGGACAAACTCAAGAGGGACGTGGAG TTCCTGGTGCAGCAGAAGCTGATGGACTacagcctgctgctgggcatCCACGAGGTGGAGCGGGGcgagcaggaggaggaggaggagctggaggaagaggagctcgGCGGGGGTGATGatggggggctggggggtccCTATGGCACCTCCccggaggggctgggggggctcctCAACTCCTACCGGCCCCTGGGCCCCGGCGAGTTCGACCCCGGCGTGGACGTGTACGCCCTGCGCGGGGCCGAGG gagccccccGGCGCGAGGTTTATTTCATGGGGCTGATCGATGTCCTCACCCAGTACGACGCCCGCAAGAAGGCGGCACACGCGGCCAAGACCGTCAAACATGGG GCCGGAGCCGAGATCTCCACGGTGCACCCCGAGCAATACGCCAAGCGCTTCCTCGACTTCATCACCAACATCTTCGCCTGA
- the PIP4K2C gene encoding phosphatidylinositol 5-phosphate 4-kinase type-2 gamma isoform X18 gives MCHMGDPGLSPGSWPPVPWLGHLSPGSVPPGVLVQSPPRGGSVTCVTCVPGWLCHLCPLGVSPVSPAVSPVSLGVAPVSLGGCVPSCVTCAPRCPLQGWLCHLCPWCGCVTCVAVSPVSPLWLCHLCGCVPCVPSCVTCVAVSPVSPLWLCHLYGCVPCPHLCPWWGCVPCPQLCPQLCPPCPQVSLVSPGGCVTCVAVSHVPSCVLCPQVSLVWLCPVSPGVPGVAVSRVPSCVPCPQLCPWCGCVPVSPAVSRVPRCPWCGCVPCPQLCPVSPAVSLVWLSPVSPAVSRVPSCVPGVAVSRVPSCVPCPQVSLVWLCPVSPGVPGVAVSRVPSCVPCPQVCPWCGCVPRVPSCVPCPHVSLARSPPRWVGSGRRLLLSADRTLVLKELSSEDVADVHGLLAHYHQYVVQCHGQTLLPRFLGMYRVSVDSEDTYLLVMRNLFSHRLPVHRKYDLKGSLVDREASDKEKGKELPTLKDVDFLNKNEKVFVEEEQQRDFMDKLKRDVEFLVQQKLMDYSLLLGIHEVERGEQEEEEELEEEELGGGDDGGLGGPYGTSPEGLGGLLNSYRPLGPGEFDPGVDVYALRGAEGAPRREVYFMGLIDVLTQYDARKKAAHAAKTVKHGAGAEISTVHPEQYAKRFLDFITNIFA, from the exons ATGTGTCACATGGGGGACCCGGGGCTGTCGCCGGGCTCCTGGcctcctgtcccctggctgggtcacctgtcccctggcagtgtACCCCCAGGTGTCCTGGTGCAGAGCCCCCCGCGGGgtggctctgtcacctgtgtcacctgtgtccctgggtggctgtgtcacctgtgtcccctgggggtgtcacctgtgtccccagctgtgtcacctgtgtccctgggggtggcaccggtgtccctgggtggctgtgtccccagctgtgtcacctgtgcccccaggtgccccctgcaggggtggctgtgtcacctgtgtccctggtgtggctgtgtcacctgtgtggCTGTGTCACCAGTGTCGCCActgtggctgtgtcacctgtgtggctgtgtcccctgtgtccccagctgtgtcacctgtgtggCTGTGTCACCAGTGTCCCCATTGTGGCTGTGTCATTTGTATGGCTgtgtcccatgtccccatctATGTCCCTGGTGGGGCtgtgtcccttgtccccagctgtgtccccagctgtgtcccccgtgtccccaggtgtcccttgtGTCCCCAGGtggctgtgtcacctgtgtggctgtgtcccatgtccccagctgtgtcctgtgtccccaggtgtccctggtgtggctgtgtcccgtgtccccaggtgtccctggtgtggctgtgtcccgtgtccccagctgtgtcccgtgtccccagctgtgtccctggtgtggctgtgtccccgtgtccccagctgtgtcccgtgtccccag gtgtccctggtgtggctgtgtcccgtgtccccagctgtgtcccgtgtccccagctgtgtccctggtgtggctgtcccccgtgtccccagctgtgtcccgtgtccccagctgtgtccctggtgtggctgtgtcccgtgtccccagctgtgtcccgtgtccccaggtgtccctggtgtggctgtgtcccgtgtccccaggtgtccctggtgtggctgtgtcccgtgtccccagctgtgtcccgtgtccccaggt gtgtccctggtgtggctgtgtcccccgtgtccccagctgtgtcccgTGTCCCCAC gtgtccctggcacGCAGCCCCCCGCGCTGGGTGGGCAGTGGGCGCCGCCTGCTGCTCTCGGCCGACCGGACGCTGGTGCTGAAGGAGCTGTCGAGCGAGGACGTGGCCGACGTGCACGGGCTGCTGGCACACTACCACCAG tACGTGGTGCAGTGCCACGGGCAGACGCTGCTGCCGCGTTTCCTGGGCATGTACCGGGTGAGCGTGGACAGCGAGGACACCTACCTGCTGGTCATGAGGAACCTCTTCAGCCACCGCCTGCCCGTGCACAGGAAGTATGACCTCAAG ggctccctggTGGACCGAGAGGCCAGTGACAAGGAGAAG GGCAAGGAGCTGCCCACCCTGAAGGACGTGGATTTCCTCAACAAGAACGAGAAGGTGTTcgtggaggaggagcagcagcgcGACTTCATGGACAAACTCAAGAGGGACGTGGAG TTCCTGGTGCAGCAGAAGCTGATGGACTacagcctgctgctgggcatCCACGAGGTGGAGCGGGGcgagcaggaggaggaggaggagctggaggaagaggagctcgGCGGGGGTGATGatggggggctggggggtccCTATGGCACCTCCccggaggggctgggggggctcctCAACTCCTACCGGCCCCTGGGCCCCGGCGAGTTCGACCCCGGCGTGGACGTGTACGCCCTGCGCGGGGCCGAGG gagccccccGGCGCGAGGTTTATTTCATGGGGCTGATCGATGTCCTCACCCAGTACGACGCCCGCAAGAAGGCGGCACACGCGGCCAAGACCGTCAAACATGGG GCCGGAGCCGAGATCTCCACGGTGCACCCCGAGCAATACGCCAAGCGCTTCCTCGACTTCATCACCAACATCTTCGCCTGA
- the PIP4K2C gene encoding phosphatidylinositol 5-phosphate 4-kinase type-2 gamma isoform X3: MCHMGDPGLSPGSWPPVPWLGHLSPGSVPPGVLVQSPPRGGSVTCVTCVPGWLCHLCPLGVSPVSPAVSPVSLGVAPVSLGGCVPSCVTCAPRCPLQGWLCHLCPWCGCVTCVAVSPVSPLWLCHLCGCVPCVPSCVTCVAVSPVSPLWLCHLYGCVPCPHLCPWWGCVPCPQLCPQLCPPCPQVSLVSPGGCVTCVAVSHVPSCVLCPQVSLVWLCPVSPGVPGVAVSRVPSCVPCPQLCPWCGCVPVSPAVSRVPRCPWCGCVPCPQLCPVSPAVSLVWLSPVSPAVSRVPSCVPGVAVSRVPSCVPCPQVSLVWLCPVSPAVSRVPRCVPGVAVSPVSPAVSRVPTCPWCGCVPCPQLCPVSPRVPGVAVSPVSPAVSRVPRCPWCGCVPRVPSCVPCPHVSLARSPPRWVGSGRRLLLSADRTLVLKELSSEDVADVHGLLAHYHQYVVQCHGQTLLPRFLGMYRVSVDSEDTYLLVMRNLFSHRLPVHRKYDLKGSLVDREASDKEKGKELPTLKDVDFLNKNEKVFVEEEQQRDFMDKLKRDVEFLVQQKLMDYSLLLGIHEVERGEQEEEEELEEEELGGGDDGGLGGPYGTSPEGLGGLLNSYRPLGPGEFDPGVDVYALRGAEGAPRREVYFMGLIDVLTQYDARKKAAHAAKTVKHGAGAEISTVHPEQYAKRFLDFITNIFA; the protein is encoded by the exons ATGTGTCACATGGGGGACCCGGGGCTGTCGCCGGGCTCCTGGcctcctgtcccctggctgggtcacctgtcccctggcagtgtACCCCCAGGTGTCCTGGTGCAGAGCCCCCCGCGGGgtggctctgtcacctgtgtcacctgtgtccctgggtggctgtgtcacctgtgtcccctgggggtgtcacctgtgtccccagctgtgtcacctgtgtccctgggggtggcaccggtgtccctgggtggctgtgtccccagctgtgtcacctgtgcccccaggtgccccctgcaggggtggctgtgtcacctgtgtccctggtgtggctgtgtcacctgtgtggCTGTGTCACCAGTGTCGCCActgtggctgtgtcacctgtgtggctgtgtcccctgtgtccccagctgtgtcacctgtgtggCTGTGTCACCAGTGTCCCCATTGTGGCTGTGTCATTTGTATGGCTgtgtcccatgtccccatctATGTCCCTGGTGGGGCtgtgtcccttgtccccagctgtgtccccagctgtgtcccccgtgtccccaggtgtcccttgtGTCCCCAGGtggctgtgtcacctgtgtggctgtgtcccatgtccccagctgtgtcctgtgtccccaggtgtccctggtgtggctgtgtcccgtgtccccaggtgtccctggtgtggctgtgtcccgtgtccccagctgtgtcccgtgtccccagctgtgtccctggtgtggctgtgtccccgtgtccccagctgtgtcccgtgtccccag gtgtccctggtgtggctgtgtcccgtgtccccagctgtgtcccgtgtccccagctgtgtccctggtgtggctgtcccccgtgtccccagctgtgtcccgtgtccccagctgtgtccctggtgtggctgtgtcccgtgtccccagctgtgtcccgtgtccccag gtgtccctggtgtggctgtgtcccgtgtccccagctgtgtcccgtgtccccaggt gtgtccctggtgtggctgtgtcccccgtgtccccagctgtgtcccgTGTCCCCACGTGTCCCTGGTGTGGCTgtgtcccatgtccccagctgtgtcccgTGTCCCCAC gtgtccctggtgtggctgtgtcccccgtgtccccagctgtgtcccgtgtccccaggtgtccctggtgtggctgtgtcccccgtgtccccagctgtgtcccgTGTCCCCAC gtgtccctggcacGCAGCCCCCCGCGCTGGGTGGGCAGTGGGCGCCGCCTGCTGCTCTCGGCCGACCGGACGCTGGTGCTGAAGGAGCTGTCGAGCGAGGACGTGGCCGACGTGCACGGGCTGCTGGCACACTACCACCAG tACGTGGTGCAGTGCCACGGGCAGACGCTGCTGCCGCGTTTCCTGGGCATGTACCGGGTGAGCGTGGACAGCGAGGACACCTACCTGCTGGTCATGAGGAACCTCTTCAGCCACCGCCTGCCCGTGCACAGGAAGTATGACCTCAAG ggctccctggTGGACCGAGAGGCCAGTGACAAGGAGAAG GGCAAGGAGCTGCCCACCCTGAAGGACGTGGATTTCCTCAACAAGAACGAGAAGGTGTTcgtggaggaggagcagcagcgcGACTTCATGGACAAACTCAAGAGGGACGTGGAG TTCCTGGTGCAGCAGAAGCTGATGGACTacagcctgctgctgggcatCCACGAGGTGGAGCGGGGcgagcaggaggaggaggaggagctggaggaagaggagctcgGCGGGGGTGATGatggggggctggggggtccCTATGGCACCTCCccggaggggctgggggggctcctCAACTCCTACCGGCCCCTGGGCCCCGGCGAGTTCGACCCCGGCGTGGACGTGTACGCCCTGCGCGGGGCCGAGG gagccccccGGCGCGAGGTTTATTTCATGGGGCTGATCGATGTCCTCACCCAGTACGACGCCCGCAAGAAGGCGGCACACGCGGCCAAGACCGTCAAACATGGG GCCGGAGCCGAGATCTCCACGGTGCACCCCGAGCAATACGCCAAGCGCTTCCTCGACTTCATCACCAACATCTTCGCCTGA